The Vicinamibacteria bacterium DNA window CAAGTGGCGCTCCCGCTTCGCGCTGGAGTCGATCGAGCACCTCCTCGCCGCGCCCGACATCGTCGAAGAGGGCTAGGGCGGCGAGCCGGGTGAGGCGCCCCGCCTCGCTCAAGGTCCTCTCAACCGCGGCGTGAGCCTCTCCACGAGTCAGCCGACGTCGCCGCACCACCTCCATACACGTCGCCTCGAGAGCGAGCCGGCACAGTCCGGGCACCACGTGCGCTGCGGCAGACGAGGGGAGCCCGGCCGTGCCGGCGACGGCAAGAGCATCTTCGAGGTAGCGTAGGACGGGATCGAGAGACCGGCGCAGCTCGACAATTGACCCCTCCCGGCGCGTCACCTCGACGATCGTGGCCGCGATATCGAGTCGACGCACTGCCTCCGGGAGGCGGTCATCGTGCGTAAAAACAACGACCTGGCGGTCCGTGGAAGCGTTCTGGAGGACGCGGGCCAGTCCCTCGACGCGGGCCGGATCCATAGACTGGACAGGATCGTCGATCACGATGAAGCGGAACGGGCTCTCGGGAAGGGTGGCACGGGGGACGAACAAGCTGAGGGCCAGGGAGTGCAGCTCGCCCTGGCTCATCACGCCGAGAGCCGCAGCCGCGACGCCGTCAACGGTGACGTCGAGGACCACCCGCCGGCGGTTGCCGTCTCCCGTGAGCTGGATCCGCCCCAGCTCCACGTGGCTTTGCTGGCGAAGGCATTCCCAGATCCCCGCCGCCTTTTCTGCGATTGGCCCGAAGCGGTCATCACGGATCAACGCCGCAGCCTTCTTGAGCCAGGCCTCCGCGCGCTTGAGGCGCTCAAGGTCAGCGGCTCCGCGCACCCCCTCTCGCGCGCCAGCCAGCCAGTTTCCGACCTCCCCTGTCAACGGACGCCAAGTGTCCTCCCTGTGCTCGATCTTGGCGCGCGCGGCCTCGCGCAGGCGAAGGACCGCCTCACGCAGTTGCCCGCTCGCGGATTCCACGTGGTTGGCGAGATCCGCAAGATCGTCGATCGATCTCGCCCGCACCCAGACCTCCAGCGTGGCGACGAGCTCGCTCAGGTCAAGCCCCGTTTCGCTGGCACGCTGGAGAGCCTCGCCTTTCAGGATCGCCAGGTCCTCCCACCGCCGCCGGGCCGCATCGGCTCGCTTATGAGCCGCCTCCGCCTCCTGCGCCGCCTCCCGAAGGCGCGCCAGGACTTTCCGCTGTTGTTTGGTCCAGGCATCGTGAAGGGCGCGCTCGCGGCCGCAAACCGGGCAGTCGCCGTCGCCATGAGCGGCGTGAAAGGCGAGGGCGAGCTCGAGGAGGTTCGCCGTGTCGCGGGAGCGGGCGGCGGCTGTGCCCAGGGCGGAGGTGAGAGCGCGCGCCGCGCCACGCATCTCGGCCACGGCGTCGGCCACCCGAGCCGGGTCGGGCGGCTCTAGGCTCGCAATCCCCCGCAGCACTTCGGCTGTCGCCGAGCCTGCCCCAGACGAGGGGGCACCAGCGAGGACCCCTTCGACGGCGGCAAGATCCCATTCCTTCCCCTCGATGGCGGCCACCACCCGCCGCGCCCGTTCGTCATCAACCTCCCGCAATCGCTCGAGAAGGCGATCCCGCGCCTCGGTTGTGTCCTTGACTGCCTTTTCACGCGACCGGCGGGCCTCCTGAAGGGCGCCCTGGGCTTCGACGAGATCCTCCAGGCCGAGGATAGAGGAAAGGGCGTCGTAGAGCTTCGAGGGTCCCTCGTCGAGGAGTGAGCCCAGCTCGTTGTAGGAGAGGAACGGGCGATGCGTGCGCAGTGCGGAGGTCCAGCCGAGAGAGTCGAGGTCGGACTTCGGCTGGCCGGGAAGCTCGACCGCGACTTCGGCGGCTTCAAAGTCAGCGTCCGCCTCCCACCGCCGCGACACCACGCAGGGTCGTGGCTCGCCTTCCACCAGGAACGTGGCGCTCAGGCACGCCACGGGATGATGAAGGTTTCGCCAGCCGTCACGCCAGACGGCGGCGCGCTCTTTCCAGCGCAGGCTGTCGCCCGTGAGGAGCACCTCTAGGGCTTCCGCGAAGCTCGACTTACCGGATCCGTTGCGCCCCACGACGAGGGTAAGACCTGGACCGGATGCCAGCTCCAGAGTCTGCGCACGGCCGATGCCGCGGAACCCCTCGACGGCGATCGAACGGAGGAACGTGCCGGCGGGAGGTGGCGCATTCTGCACCTCGAGGGGTCGGGAAGAGGCGGAACTCCCCGCCAGCCGCGCCTCGAGGCCGGCGCGTCCTTCGAGCGCACCTAGGACGAGGTCGCCCCACCCCTCGCCGAGGGAGCCGTCCGCCTCGAGCCGCGCTAAAACGATTCGCCGGAGGCCGGGATCCATTGGTAGAAATCAGGCGCGGTGCCCTTGCGGGCCCGGGCTCCAGAATCCCCCTCTCAAACCGTGCGGGCCGATTCTCAGCACGCGGCTCACCACTCTGCTACGTCCTCGTAACCCCTTGCCTACAAAGGACTGGCCGCACCAC harbors:
- a CDS encoding AAA family ATPase, with product MDPGLRRIVLARLEADGSLGEGWGDLVLGALEGRAGLEARLAGSSASSRPLEVQNAPPPAGTFLRSIAVEGFRGIGRAQTLELASGPGLTLVVGRNGSGKSSFAEALEVLLTGDSLRWKERAAVWRDGWRNLHHPVACLSATFLVEGEPRPCVVSRRWEADADFEAAEVAVELPGQPKSDLDSLGWTSALRTHRPFLSYNELGSLLDEGPSKLYDALSSILGLEDLVEAQGALQEARRSREKAVKDTTEARDRLLERLREVDDERARRVVAAIEGKEWDLAAVEGVLAGAPSSGAGSATAEVLRGIASLEPPDPARVADAVAEMRGAARALTSALGTAAARSRDTANLLELALAFHAAHGDGDCPVCGRERALHDAWTKQQRKVLARLREAAQEAEAAHKRADAARRRWEDLAILKGEALQRASETGLDLSELVATLEVWVRARSIDDLADLANHVESASGQLREAVLRLREAARAKIEHREDTWRPLTGEVGNWLAGAREGVRGAADLERLKRAEAWLKKAAALIRDDRFGPIAEKAAGIWECLRQQSHVELGRIQLTGDGNRRRVVLDVTVDGVAAAALGVMSQGELHSLALSLFVPRATLPESPFRFIVIDDPVQSMDPARVEGLARVLQNASTDRQVVVFTHDDRLPEAVRRLDIAATIVEVTRREGSIVELRRSLDPVLRYLEDALAVAGTAGLPSSAAAHVVPGLCRLALEATCMEVVRRRRLTRGEAHAAVERTLSEAGRLTRLAALALFDDVGRGEEVLDRLQREAGAPLADTFRRCEKGDEIPPADAGDLVRLASKLSAWLRGLS